The following are from one region of the Stigmatella ashevillena genome:
- a CDS encoding potassium/proton antiporter has translation MPSAEPLPTAFLLVLSGVLMAVSVMFSRASGRFGVPVALLFLGIGMAAGSEGPGGIAFEDYGFAFRMGTVALVLILFDGGLNTPMMALRTALRPAAALATLGVVATAAVVGLAAYALFGFDWTEAFLLGAIVSSTDAAAVFAVLRGSGLHLKRRVGTTLELESGLNDPMAIILTIALTESLTQGVKPGWGLVSHAVMQMAVGGGMGLGIGWAGRQLLKRLRLHAAGLYPVLTLALAFLAFGLPTLIEGSGFLSVYTAGVMLGNETLRYRTGLLRVHDALAWLSQVAMFLVLGLLVFPSQLLGVAGVGLGLSLVLAFLARPLAALLCLLPFRFPAGEILFTGWVGLRGAVPVILATYPVLHGAPGAQHIFNVVFFIVVVNGLIPGATVPWVTRKLGLAANVPEAPPAVLEIATTQLLNGEVSAFYIDMASAAAGARISELPFPAASAAMLIVRGQELLAPKGDTVLQQGDHVYVFSHSEDVPFLRLMFGQSEDE, from the coding sequence ATGCCTTCGGCCGAACCCCTTCCTACCGCGTTCCTCCTGGTGCTCTCGGGCGTGCTGATGGCGGTGAGCGTGATGTTCAGCCGCGCCTCGGGACGCTTCGGGGTGCCGGTCGCGCTGCTCTTCCTGGGGATCGGGATGGCGGCCGGTTCCGAGGGGCCGGGTGGCATCGCCTTCGAGGATTACGGCTTCGCCTTCCGCATGGGCACGGTGGCGCTGGTCCTCATCCTCTTCGACGGTGGCCTCAACACCCCCATGATGGCCCTGCGCACCGCGCTGAGGCCGGCCGCAGCGCTCGCCACCCTGGGGGTGGTGGCCACCGCGGCCGTGGTGGGCCTGGCGGCCTATGCGCTGTTCGGCTTCGACTGGACCGAGGCCTTCCTGCTGGGGGCCATCGTCTCTTCCACGGACGCGGCGGCGGTGTTCGCCGTGCTCCGGGGCAGCGGGCTGCACCTCAAGCGCCGGGTTGGCACCACGCTGGAGCTGGAGTCAGGCCTCAATGACCCGATGGCCATCATCCTCACCATCGCGCTCACGGAGAGTCTGACCCAGGGGGTGAAGCCCGGTTGGGGATTGGTGTCGCACGCGGTGATGCAGATGGCCGTGGGCGGAGGCATGGGCCTGGGCATTGGCTGGGCCGGCCGGCAACTCCTCAAGCGCCTGCGCCTCCATGCCGCGGGCCTCTACCCGGTGCTGACGCTGGCGCTGGCCTTCCTGGCGTTCGGCTTGCCCACACTCATCGAAGGCAGTGGCTTCCTGTCGGTGTACACGGCCGGTGTCATGCTGGGCAACGAGACGCTGCGCTACCGCACGGGTCTGCTGCGGGTGCACGACGCGCTCGCCTGGCTCTCGCAGGTGGCCATGTTCCTGGTGCTCGGGTTGCTCGTGTTCCCCTCGCAGCTCCTGGGCGTGGCCGGCGTGGGGCTGGGCCTGAGCCTCGTGCTGGCCTTCCTGGCGCGTCCGCTGGCGGCGCTGCTGTGCCTGCTGCCCTTTCGCTTCCCGGCGGGGGAGATTCTCTTCACGGGCTGGGTGGGGTTGCGCGGCGCGGTGCCCGTCATCCTCGCCACCTACCCCGTGCTGCACGGGGCGCCCGGGGCGCAGCACATCTTCAATGTCGTCTTCTTCATCGTGGTGGTGAACGGCCTCATCCCCGGTGCCACCGTGCCCTGGGTGACGCGAAAGCTGGGGCTGGCGGCCAACGTGCCCGAGGCCCCTCCGGCCGTGCTGGAAATCGCGACCACCCAGCTTCTCAACGGCGAGGTGAGCGCCTTCTATATCGATATGGCCTCGGCGGCGGCGGGGGCGCGCATCTCGGAGTTGCCGTTTCCCGCGGCGTCCGCCGCCATGCTCATCGTGAGGGGGCAGGAACTGCTGGCGCCCAAGGGAGACACGGTGCTCCAGCAAGGAGACCACGTCTACGTCTTCTCCCACTCGGAGGATGTCCCGTTCCTGCGGCTGATGTTCGGTCAGAGCGAGGACGAGTAG